The sequence below is a genomic window from Pseudomonas cremoricolorata.
CGACCGCGTCAACGAATGCCTGCGCGTGCAGCAGACTGCCGGGCTGCCCAGGGAGGCCATGGCGCTGAGTCTGCCCACCGTCGGCAATCGGTTGTTCGAGCGCCTGCTCAATCAGGCCGCGCAATTGCGCCTGACGCCCGACAACCATCGCCAGTTCAGCGCGCTGATGCCTGTACCGCTGCGCGCCATGCTGCGCAGCGAGCATTTGCTGATCCGCTCGCTGGCAGTGAACAATCAGGTGCTGATGGTGCTGCTGGCCGACCAGAACGCGCGCCCGCTGGCCGATCTGAGTGTCCAGGCGTTCGGCAAAACGGCGCAATGCATCGAACGCGCTCTGGCCACGTTCGGTAACCGCAGCGCCTGATGCTTGCGCTACACTGGCCGCTATTTTTTCCGGAGACCGTAGATGACTGACTTTTCCGGCTTGCCGCTGGTCATCGAGGCCGCGGACCTGCTGCCGCGCCTCGATTGCCCGCAGTTGATCCTGGTCGACCTGACCAGCGCCAATCGGTACGCCAGCGGGCATATTCCCGGCGCACGCTGGATCGACGGCAAACGCACCCAACTCGGCCAGCCGCCTGCGCCGGGCCTGCTGCCAGCCATGTCCGACCTGCAGCGACTGTTCAGTGAGCTCGGTCACCGTGACGATGCGGTCTACGTGGTCTACGACGACGAAGGCGGCGCCTGGTCGGGGCGTTTCATCTGGCTGCTCGACGTCATCGGTCATCGCCACTATCACTATCTCAACGGCGGCATCCAGGCCTGGCCTGCCGATACCCTCAGCACCGAGGTGCCGGCCAGCGCCAACACCCCGGTGACCTTGCAGTTGCACACTGAACCCACCGCCACCCGCGAATACCTGCAAAGCCGCCTGGGCGCCGACGACCTGGCGATCTGGGACGCCCGCGCGCCCGAGGAATTCAACGGCAGCAAGGTGCTCGCCGCCCGCGGCGGACACATCCCCGGTGCAATCAATCTGGAATGGATCGCCGGCATCGACAGCAATGATCAGTTGCGTATTCGCGCCGATATCGCCGAGGTGTTGCAGGGCCTGGGCATCACCCCTGACAAGGAAGTGATCACCCACTGCCAGAGTCATCGCCGTTCCGGCTTCACTTACCTGGTGGCCAAGTCCCTCGGTTATCCACGGGTCAAGGCCTATGCCGGTTCGTGGGGCGAATGGGGCAATCACCCGGACACGCCTGTAGACGTTTAAGGAAACCCAATGAAATCCCGCTTGTTCATCCTCAGCCAGTACCTGCTGCCCCACCACCTGCTCTCGCGCCTGGCCGGCTGCGTGGCCGAGTGCCGGGTGCGCTGGTTCAAGAATGCCTTCACTGCCTGGTTCGCCAAGCGCTATCAGGTGAACATGTCCGAGGCGTTGGTCGAAGACCTTACCGCCTACGAGCACTTCAACGCCTTCTTCACCCGTGCCCTGAAAGCCGACGCACGTCCGCTCGACACCACGGCAGACGCCATTCTCTGCCCGGCCGATGGTGCCGTGAGCCAGGTCGGCCAGATCGAGCACGGCCGTATCTTCCAGGCCAAGGGCCACAGTTTCAGCGCCCAGGAACTGCTGGGCGGCGACCCGGCCCTGGCGGCACCGTTCATGGGGGGCGAGTTCGCCACCGTGTACCTCTCGCCGAAGGACTACCACCGCGTGCACATGCCGCTGGCCGGTACCCTGCGGGAGATGGTCTACGTGCCCGGTCAGCTGTTCTCGGTCAACCAGACCACTGCGGAAAACGTACCGGAACTGTTCGCCCGCAACGAGCGCGTGGTGTGCATCTTCGACACCGAGCGCGGGCCGATGGCCATGGTGCTGGTGGGCGCGATGATCGTCGCCTCGGTGGAAACCGTGTGGGCCGGCCTGGTTACCCCGCCCAAGCGCGAACTCAAGAGCGTGCGCTACGACGAAGCCAGCCGCGCGCCGATCCACCTGGAAAAAGGCGCCGAAATGGGTCGCTTCAAGCTGGGTTCGACGGTGGTGGTGCTGTTCGGCCCCGACCAGATGAAATGGGGCGACGTCGGCGCCGGCTCGGCCGTGCGCATGGGCCAGTTGCTGGCCATGCCTGCCCAGGCCGCCGCGCCTGCTGCTGCGCACGACGTTCCCGCATGATGAAAAGCCCCGCGGCTGCGGGGCTTTTTCATGGCGCAGTGCCGATCAGGCGCGAGCCTGACGGTCGCGCAGGCCCAGCAGGTACAGCACGCCATCCAGCCCAAGGGTAGAGATGGCCTGCTTGGCCGACTGGCGCACCAGCGGCTTGGCGCGGAATGCCACGCCCAACCCGGCCAGGGCCAGCATCGGCAGGTCGTTGGCACCGTCGCCGACGGCGATGGTCTGCTCCAGCTGCAAGCCTTCCTTGATCGCCAACTCCTGCAACAGCTCGGCCTTGCGCTGGGCATCGACGATCGGCTCGACGGCAACGCCGGTGAGCTTGCCGTCGACCGCCTGCAGCTCGTTGGCGAACACGTAGTCGATGCCCAGACGTGCCTGGACCTGCTTGGCGAAGTAGCTGAAGCCGCCCGACAGAATGGCGGTTTTATAGCCCAGGCGCTTGAGCTCGGCGAACAGGTTCTCGGCGCCTTCGGTCAAGCGCAGCGAGGCGCCGATCTCTTCCAGCACGCTGACGTCCAGGCCTTTGAGCAACGCCATGCGCTCGGTGAAGCTGGCGCGAAAATCCAGTTCGCCGCGCATGGCCCGCTCGGTGATCGCCGCCACCTGCTCGCCGACTCCGGCGGCCTTAGCCAGCTCATCGATGACCTCGGCCTCGATCAGTGTGGAGTCCATGTCGAACACCGCCAGGCGCCGGTTGCGGCGGTACAGGTCGTCTTTCTGGAAAGCAATGTCGACGCTCAGCTCGCTCGACAGGGCGAAGAAATCGGCGCGTAGCGCCTGCACGTCGCTCGGCTCACCGCGCACGGAGATTTCTACCGCAGCGCGGCTTTTGTCTACCGGTGCATCGAGAGTCACCCGTGCCGAGAGACGTTCGATGCGCTCGATGGTCATGCCGTACTGGGAAATCACCGCACTGGCGCGCTGCAGTTGCTCGGGGGTGATCTGCCGGCTGAGCAGCGTGACCACGTGGCGCTGGTCGCCATGGCCCTCGGCCCAGTGTTGGTAGTCAGCCTCGGAAATCGGGGTGTATCGGGCCTGCAAATTCAGCTCGTGGGCTTTGCTCTGCACGCTTTGCAGCAGCTGCGTGGCGACTTCGTTATCGGGAATATCGACGAGGATGCCGAACGACAAGGTGCCGTGCATCACCGCAAGGCCGATGTCGAGAATGTTCACACCGCCCTGGAGCAGGACGCCGGTAAGGGCAGCGGTGAGGCCTGGGCGGTCTTCACCGGTGATGTTGATCAGGACGATTTCGCGCAAGACCTGGCTCCGAAATGATGAAAAATGCGCATTCTACCGATTTTCCATGACCACCGGGCACATCGCCTACTTTGCCGGCAAAACACCTGTCGCTATACTCCCCCGCACACTTTTTGCCATAAAGAGCCGCGCTCTGTGATCCGGCCCACGCCTGTTAAACCCGACAACTTCTTCGTGATGCTCTTCCGCGCCCTGCGCCAACGTCGCGTCCCCCTCGTTCTGCGCATCGCCAGCCACACCGTGTTCATGGTGGCCTTGGCGCTGGTGATCTACGCCTGCGTGATGGGTCTGCAGTTCAAGCAGGCCATGCACGACCAGGCCGATGCCGTTGGCCAGAGCCTGACCCTGCAGACGGCAAGCTCGGCCACCGAGCTGCTGGTCGCCAACGACATCCTCAGCCTCAATGTGCTGCTGGGCAATCTGGTGAAGAACCCGCTGGTGGCCCATGCCGCGATCTACAGCGTCGATAACCGCATCCTCGCCGAAGCCGGTCAGCGGCCGAAGAACACTTTGCTGGGCGAGGCCGAAGGCCTTTACCAGAGCAAGATCACCTTCCAGGATGTAACCGCAGGGCAACTGCGCATCAGCCTGGACATGGGCCAATTCCAGCAACCGATGCTCATCAGCCTGCAAAGCATGGGCATCATGGCCGCCATCCTGCTGGCCCTGGCACTCACGCTGAGCCTGCGCCTGGGCCGCTACATCACCACCCCTTTGCTGCAACTGCGGGTGTGGCTGCGTGACCCGCATCACCTCACCCCCGGCACCGACCGCCAGGATGAAATCGGCGACCTGGCGCGCCAACTGCATGCCCGCCTGGCCCCGCCGCCACCGCCAGAACCGGAACCCGAGCCAGAGGCCGACTACGACGACGAAGACTTCGCCGAAGCAGGCGAGGCTCCGCTGACCCTGCGCGAGCGCGCCGCGATTCCTGAAGCCAGCCAGCGCAGCAAAGCCGCAGCAACAGGCGAGGAAGACGATGACGCCGCCTTCGCCGGCCTGCTTGACGACGAACCGCAGCCAGTGGAAGTCGAAGAGTCCGGCGAGCCGCAATTCAGTGCGGTACTTGCCGTGCAACTGGGCTCCCAGGAGCAACTGCGCCGCCTGCCGCGCACCCGCCTCAGCGAGTTGCTCGACCGCTACCGCGAATGCCTGAACCAGGCCGTGTCGCTGTATGAAGGCGAGCTGCATTCGCTCAATGACGGCAGCGCCCTGCTGCTGTTCCACAGCCGCCAGTGCGGCGACGATTACCTGACCAACGCCATCTGCTGCGGCGAATTGCTGCGCGCCCTGGGCCATGCCTTGCAGATCGAGGTGGCCGACAGCGGTATTACCCTGCAACTGCAACTGGGCCTGACCGTGGATGACGACCTGTATGGCCTGGATCAGGTCGATCTGCTGATGGCCGAAAAGGCCCAGGACGCATTGGCCCTGTCGCAGCACAGCCGCAACCTGCTGCTGGTCGAACGCGTAATCGGTGACGACGACCTGATCCGCCAGCGCGCGCGCATTCGCCCGATTGCAAGCCCCGAAGGTGCCTGCTGCGTCGAACGCCTGCTCGAGCCCTACCCGTCGATGCTCGAACGTCAATTGGCACGCATGCACGAACGCCGCAGTTGAGCAAACGCCAGCCATGAAAAAGCCCGCATCGCTGCGGGCTTTTTCATGGGCGTTGACTCAGAAGCGATAGACTTCCATGTCGGTGCGGATCGGTGCCGCCATGGGGATTCGTGATTTCTCACGCTCCTTTCTGACCTGAACCGGCGTCGAGGACTTCTTCGTCGCGGGTTCCTGGGCCAGTGCGGGCTGGTTGGCGAGGGGCTTGATGGCGGTGCTGAGCTGTTCGGCGAGTTTCTGCAACAGTTGACCCTGGGCCTGCACCTGAGCGCTTTCGCTGCCTTCGTGGGGTTGCTCGAGGTGGACGATGCGGTTGTCACGCACCTGACCACGACGATCCAGCACCCGCCACTGCGCATCGAGAATGGCGGGTTGCTTGGTGCCCGAATCCAGACGGGTGATCGACAGCAGCACCTGGACGTCTGGGCTGAAGCCGGCCCCGGCCGGGGCCAGCACCACGCGCTGGCTGTCCAGGCGCCAGGCCAGCTGGCGCACCAGCAACTGATCGATGTCGGACGACAGGCTACCGGCCCAACGGCCATCGGTGGCGGCGCTCAGGCTGCCATCGGGCTGACGCTGAAGAAAGGTTTCACGTTGCAGGTAATCGGCCACCGACACCGGGCCCACCACCACCGCCATGCCCGCAGCCTGTGACGGCTGGCCAGGCTGACCACTGTCCAGCTGATACAGGGCGACCGGCTGGTGCGTGCTGCATCCGCTCAGGGCCAACAAGCCAGTCATCAACAACGTCAATGGAAGGCGTGGAAATCTCATTCATCCCATCCAGGCGGCTGCACCAGGCAGGCCGCAGTGATACTCGGTAAAGTCGCTCGGGCGTACAGCCAGGCTGGCGCCGCGGGGGCACTATCATCCGCGAAATGGGCGCCCGACTCCAGCTTTTAAAGCGGCGTCAATCAGGAAATAGCCACATAGCACCGGGAAATTACCCCGGCACATCCACCTTCAGTGCATCGACCCGCTGGAAGCCACGTGGCAATTTGCTGCCACGGCGTCCGCGCTCGCCCTTGTAGTGCTCCAAATCATCCGCCTTGAGCGACAAGGTACGCTTGCCCGCGTGCAACACCAGGGTCGAG
It includes:
- a CDS encoding PqiC family protein, with product MRFPRLPLTLLMTGLLALSGCSTHQPVALYQLDSGQPGQPSQAAGMAVVVGPVSVADYLQRETFLQRQPDGSLSAATDGRWAGSLSSDIDQLLVRQLAWRLDSQRVVLAPAGAGFSPDVQVLLSITRLDSGTKQPAILDAQWRVLDRRGQVRDNRIVHLEQPHEGSESAQVQAQGQLLQKLAEQLSTAIKPLANQPALAQEPATKKSSTPVQVRKEREKSRIPMAAPIRTDMEVYRF
- the asd gene encoding archaetidylserine decarboxylase (Phosphatidylserine decarboxylase is synthesized as a single chain precursor. Generation of the pyruvoyl active site from a Ser is coupled to cleavage of a Gly-Ser bond between the larger (beta) and smaller (alpha chains). It is an integral membrane protein.): MKSRLFILSQYLLPHHLLSRLAGCVAECRVRWFKNAFTAWFAKRYQVNMSEALVEDLTAYEHFNAFFTRALKADARPLDTTADAILCPADGAVSQVGQIEHGRIFQAKGHSFSAQELLGGDPALAAPFMGGEFATVYLSPKDYHRVHMPLAGTLREMVYVPGQLFSVNQTTAENVPELFARNERVVCIFDTERGPMAMVLVGAMIVASVETVWAGLVTPPKRELKSVRYDEASRAPIHLEKGAEMGRFKLGSTVVVLFGPDQMKWGDVGAGSAVRMGQLLAMPAQAAAPAAAHDVPA
- a CDS encoding rhodanese-like domain-containing protein, which produces MTDFSGLPLVIEAADLLPRLDCPQLILVDLTSANRYASGHIPGARWIDGKRTQLGQPPAPGLLPAMSDLQRLFSELGHRDDAVYVVYDDEGGAWSGRFIWLLDVIGHRHYHYLNGGIQAWPADTLSTEVPASANTPVTLQLHTEPTATREYLQSRLGADDLAIWDARAPEEFNGSKVLAARGGHIPGAINLEWIAGIDSNDQLRIRADIAEVLQGLGITPDKEVITHCQSHRRSGFTYLVAKSLGYPRVKAYAGSWGEWGNHPDTPVDV
- a CDS encoding histidine kinase yields the protein MIRPTPVKPDNFFVMLFRALRQRRVPLVLRIASHTVFMVALALVIYACVMGLQFKQAMHDQADAVGQSLTLQTASSATELLVANDILSLNVLLGNLVKNPLVAHAAIYSVDNRILAEAGQRPKNTLLGEAEGLYQSKITFQDVTAGQLRISLDMGQFQQPMLISLQSMGIMAAILLALALTLSLRLGRYITTPLLQLRVWLRDPHHLTPGTDRQDEIGDLARQLHARLAPPPPPEPEPEPEADYDDEDFAEAGEAPLTLRERAAIPEASQRSKAAATGEEDDDAAFAGLLDDEPQPVEVEESGEPQFSAVLAVQLGSQEQLRRLPRTRLSELLDRYRECLNQAVSLYEGELHSLNDGSALLLFHSRQCGDDYLTNAICCGELLRALGHALQIEVADSGITLQLQLGLTVDDDLYGLDQVDLLMAEKAQDALALSQHSRNLLLVERVIGDDDLIRQRARIRPIASPEGACCVERLLEPYPSMLERQLARMHERRS
- the serB gene encoding phosphoserine phosphatase SerB yields the protein MREIVLINITGEDRPGLTAALTGVLLQGGVNILDIGLAVMHGTLSFGILVDIPDNEVATQLLQSVQSKAHELNLQARYTPISEADYQHWAEGHGDQRHVVTLLSRQITPEQLQRASAVISQYGMTIERIERLSARVTLDAPVDKSRAAVEISVRGEPSDVQALRADFFALSSELSVDIAFQKDDLYRRNRRLAVFDMDSTLIEAEVIDELAKAAGVGEQVAAITERAMRGELDFRASFTERMALLKGLDVSVLEEIGASLRLTEGAENLFAELKRLGYKTAILSGGFSYFAKQVQARLGIDYVFANELQAVDGKLTGVAVEPIVDAQRKAELLQELAIKEGLQLEQTIAVGDGANDLPMLALAGLGVAFRAKPLVRQSAKQAISTLGLDGVLYLLGLRDRQARA